The following are encoded in a window of Dioscorea cayenensis subsp. rotundata cultivar TDr96_F1 chromosome 16, TDr96_F1_v2_PseudoChromosome.rev07_lg8_w22 25.fasta, whole genome shotgun sequence genomic DNA:
- the LOC120278883 gene encoding uncharacterized protein LOC120278883: MQLRRVLMEVEAPGLLRYFIGAAIMIAGVVLPLVYMMFRNKRSSAPSSFSKQT; the protein is encoded by the coding sequence ATGCAGCTGCGCAGGGTCCTCATGGAGGTGGAGGCACCGGGGTTGCTGCGGTACTTCATTGGAGCGGCGATCATGATTGCCGGCGTTGTGCTTCCTCTTGTCTATATGATGTTCCGCAACAAGCGTTCTTCGGCTCCTTCGTCGTTTTCCAAGCAGACGTAG
- the LOC120279318 gene encoding formyltetrahydrofolate deformylase 1, mitochondrial-like: MIFRRPSFVPSFSRFLQFSSGFHKPAANAGAPSTHGIHVFHCPDEVGIVAKLSECIASHGGNIHSVDVFVPDNKPVFYSRSEFVFDPARWSRDALENDFRKLGKLFNAERSVVRVPDLDPNYKIAVFASKQDHCLVDLLYRWQEGRLPVDINCVISNHDRASNNHVIRFLESHGIPYHYLPITSGNKREEEILNLVADTDFLVLARYMQVFSGRFLAAYGKDVINIHHGLLPSFKGGHPSKQAYDAGVKLIGATTHFVTEELDAGPIIEQMVERVSHRDTLESFVQKSENLEKQCLAQAIRSYCELRVLPYESNRTVVF; the protein is encoded by the exons ATGATTTTCCGAAGGCCCTCTTTCGTTCCTTCGTTCTCGCGCTTCCTCCAATTCTCCAGCGGGTTTCACAAGCCGGCGGCGAACGCCGGAGCCCCCTCCACCCACGGAATCCACGTCTTCCACTGCCCG GATGAAGTGGGGATCGTTGCGAAGCTATCCGAATGCATTGCATCCCATGGCGGCAACATCCACAGCGTCGACGTCTTTGTCCCCGATAACAAGCCAGTCTTCTACTCCAGAAG TGAATTTGTGTTTGATCCTGCTCGGTGGTCGAGAGATGCTTTGGAGAATGATTTTCGGAAGTTGGGGAAGCTCTTCAATGCAGAGAGATCGGTTGTTCGCGTTCCTGATCTAGATCCAAACTATAAGATTGCAGTGTTTGCGTCAAAGCAG GATCATTGTTTAGTTGACTTGCTATACCGATGGCAAGAGGGAAGACTCCCAGTGGATATCAATTGTGTGATAAG CAACCATGATAGAGCTTCAAATAATCATGTTATTCGTTTTCTTGAGAGCCATGGGATTCCATATCATTACTTGCCAATAACTTCAGGAAACAAGAGAGAAGAGGAGATTTTGAATTTAGTTGCAGATACTGATTTCCTTGTGCTTGCTAGATATATGCAG GTATTTTCTGGAAGATTTTTGGCAGCATATGGTAAAGACGTAATTAACATCCACCATGGTCTTCTCCCATCTTTCAAGGGTGGCCATCCCTCCAAACAG GCATATGATGCTGGGGTGAAATTGATTGGTGCCACAACTCACTTTGTTACCGAAGAACTTGATGCGGGTCCAATTATAGAACAAATG GTTGAAAGGGTTTCTCACAGAGATACCTTAGAAAGCTTTGTACAAAAATCTGAGAACCTGGAGAAGCAATGTCTGGCACAAGCAATTAGATCATATTGTGAGCTTCGGGTGCTCCCTTACGAATCTAACAGAACCGTTGTATTCTGA
- the LOC120279320 gene encoding VAN3-binding protein-like, whose product MSSVLASATELLASHCIEIAEQAGAEHDLVASAVRSAVDVRTPGDLMTLTAAAATALRGAATLKMRVQREARSNAAVIPYEKSQLSSPDIWCKEGDLLKRTGNGTLRWKRASVYINKKSQVIVKLKSKHLGGALSKKKKTVVYAVYDEVPARLAPVKRTAEDGCSFALKTAQGLLIFECENQICKQKWVEGVQNLLQQVYEISRGTEQVEKSFEFLNLGERDLMYG is encoded by the exons ATGAGTTCAGTGCTAGCCTCTGCAACAGAGCTCTTGGCATCACATTGTATAGAGATTGCAGAGCAAGCCGGTGCGGAGCATGACTTGGTGGCCTCGGCTGTTAGATCGGCCGTCGATGTTAGAACTCCTGGAGACCTCATGACACTCACTGCAGCAGCAGCTACAG CTTTGCGTGGAGCTGCGACACTGAAAATGAGAGTACAAAGGGAAGCAAGGAGCAATGCGGCAGTCATACCTTATGAGAAGAGCCAGTTGAGCAGCCCGGATATCTGGTGCAAAGAAGGTGACCTGCTCAAACGCACAGGAAACG GGACCTTACGCTGGAAGCGAGCATCGGTTTACATCAACAAGAAATCACAG GTTATAGTGAAGCTGAAAAGCAAACACTTGGGTGGTGCCCtctcaaagaagaaaaaga CTGTTGTCTATGCGGTGTATGATGAGGTTCCTGCACGGTTGGCACCAGTGAAACGGACTGCTGAAGATGGTTGCTCCTTCGCACTGAAAACAGCTCAAGGTCTTCTGATCTTTGAGTGTGAGAACCAGATCTGCAAGCAGAAATGGGTGGAAGGAGTACAGAACTTGCTTCAACAAGTGTATGAGATAAGCAGAGGAACAGAACAAGTAGAGAAATCATTTGAGTTCTTGAACCTTGGTGAAAGAGACCTAATGTATGGCTAG
- the LOC120278837 gene encoding LOW QUALITY PROTEIN: probable aquaporin TIP-type (The sequence of the model RefSeq protein was modified relative to this genomic sequence to represent the inferred CDS: deleted 3 bases in 3 codons), with amino-acid sequence MVKLAFGSAGDSFSVSSLKSYLAEFIATLLFVFAGVGSAIAYGKLTAGAALDPAGLVAVAVAHALALFVGVSMAANISGGHLNPAVTLGLAIGGNITILTGIFYWIAQLLGSTVACLLLKFVTSAAIPTHGVAAGMGEIEGVVMEIIITFALVYTVYATAADPKKGSLGTIAPIAIGFIVGANILAAGPFSGGSMNPARSFGPAVASGDFSGHWVYWLGPLIGGALAGLIYADVFIASYDPIPAQDYP; translated from the exons ATGGTGAAGCTAGCATTCGGCAGCGCCGGTGACTCCTTCAGCGTGAGCTCGCTCAAGTCC TACTTGGCCGAGTTCATTGCCACCCTCCTCTTCGTCTTCGCCGGCGTTGGCTCGGCCATAGCTTACG GTAAGCTGACGGCTGGGGCGGCGCTGGACCCGGCGGGGTTGGTGGCGGTGGCCGTTGCGCACGCGCTGGCGCTGTTTGTTGGGGTGTCGATGGCGGCGAACATATCGGGCGGGCACTTGAACCCGGCCGTGACGCTTGGGCTGGCCATCGGCGGGAACATCACGATATTGACCGGGATT TTCTATTGGATTGCTCAGCTCCTCGGCTCCACCGTTGCATGCCTTCTCCTTAAGTTTGTTACTAGCGCT GCGATCCCAACGCATGGAGTAGCGGCGGGGATGGGAGAGATAGAAGGAGTGGTGATGGAGATCATCATCACCTTCGCCCTAGTCTACACCGTCTACGCCACCGCCGCTGATCCCAAGAAAGGATCTCTCGGCACCATCGCT CCAATCGCCATCGGCTTCATCGTCGGCGCCAACATCCTCGCTGCCGGCCCATTCAGCGGTGGATCCATGAACCCAGCTCGATCCTTCGGTCCAGCCGTCGCCAGCGGTGATTTCTCCGGCCATTGGGTCTATTGGCTTGGCCCTCTCATCGGCGGTGCTCTCGCTGGGCTTATCTATGCCGATGTTTTCATTGCTAGTTATGATCCTATTCCCGCTCAAGACTATCCCTAA